One Pantoea trifolii DNA segment encodes these proteins:
- a CDS encoding BglG family transcription antiterminator, translating to MQILTSRQHRLVKLLLHHAAPQPTKELALQLGVSEKTIQRDLQWLESWLSDWSLQLEKMPGRGVRLRVDDLQQCLQLEQQLNGDESRSDALSHNSRRVKIASQLLSDAPRATSISKLSERYFISHASIVNDLKVIEEWLQPLGLMLQRGPGGTHIEGNEQTLRQAMVSLINDVMQQNVAGTPLLPRLDPGSQQALVHYFGDEDVTFVQALLEQMEQQLSYPLGDAWYLNLCTHILIMMHRMAQGNALALETLTSAQDLDQRILNIAQQMVVQIEQRMCCALPADEVGFIYQYIVSSGIVVEERGDNAPLHNQFSTAESVKITCELIDRFASFIQQDLAQDRLLFEGLLVHIKPLLNRLKYHIHIRNPLLEDIQQEMKAIFSLTQQAMQLTARSQGLSSVADDEIGYLCVHFQAALERQIAHKRILVVCSSGVGTSHLLKSRILRAFPDWAIVGVVSASNHAAFCQRETVDLVITTIHLNAGSVPAVYVSAFFNDDDIRRVTDAMIGSQLPDGASCALAEH from the coding sequence ATGCAAATACTGACTTCGCGACAACACCGATTAGTAAAATTGCTGCTGCATCATGCCGCGCCGCAGCCAACAAAAGAATTAGCGTTACAGCTTGGCGTGTCGGAGAAAACCATTCAGCGCGATTTACAGTGGCTGGAGAGCTGGCTGAGCGACTGGTCGCTACAGCTGGAAAAAATGCCGGGACGCGGCGTGCGCCTGCGGGTGGACGATCTGCAGCAGTGTCTGCAACTGGAGCAGCAGCTCAACGGCGACGAAAGCCGTTCGGATGCGCTGAGCCACAATAGCCGACGGGTGAAAATTGCTTCGCAGCTGTTGAGTGATGCGCCACGCGCCACCTCAATCAGTAAATTGTCGGAGCGCTACTTCATCAGCCATGCGTCGATCGTGAATGATCTGAAGGTGATTGAAGAGTGGCTACAGCCGTTGGGATTAATGCTACAGCGCGGCCCCGGCGGCACGCATATTGAAGGCAACGAGCAGACGCTACGCCAGGCGATGGTATCGCTGATTAATGATGTGATGCAGCAGAACGTCGCCGGCACGCCGCTGCTACCGCGGCTCGATCCAGGCAGCCAACAGGCGCTGGTGCACTATTTTGGCGATGAGGATGTGACTTTTGTGCAGGCGCTGCTGGAGCAAATGGAGCAGCAGCTGAGTTATCCGCTCGGCGATGCGTGGTACCTCAATCTCTGTACCCATATTCTGATCATGATGCATCGCATGGCGCAAGGTAACGCGCTGGCGCTGGAAACGCTGACCAGCGCGCAGGATCTCGACCAGCGCATTCTGAACATTGCCCAGCAGATGGTGGTGCAGATTGAACAGCGCATGTGCTGCGCATTGCCGGCCGATGAAGTGGGTTTTATTTATCAATATATTGTTTCGTCCGGCATTGTGGTGGAAGAGCGTGGCGATAATGCACCGCTGCATAATCAATTTTCCACCGCTGAATCGGTGAAAATAACTTGTGAATTAATCGATCGCTTCGCCTCATTTATTCAGCAGGACTTAGCACAGGACCGATTATTATTTGAAGGCTTATTAGTCCATATAAAGCCATTATTAAATCGACTCAAATATCATATTCATATTCGTAATCCGCTGCTGGAGGATATTCAGCAGGAGATGAAGGCAATATTTTCCTTAACTCAACAGGCGATGCAATTAACCGCGCGCAGTCAGGGACTTTCATCGGTGGCGGATGATGAAATAGGTTATCTGTGCGTGCATTTCCAGGCGGCGCTGGAGCGACAAATTGCCCACAAACGCATTCTGGTGGTGTGCTCGAGCGGCGTGGGGACCTCGCATCTGCTAAAGAGTCGCATTCTGCGCGCCTTCCCGGATTGGGCGATTGTCGGCGTGGTTTCCGCCAGCAATCACGCGGCGTTTTGCCAGCGAGAAACGGTGGATTTGGTGATCACCACCATTCACCTCAATGCCGGATCGGTTCCGGCGGTGTATGTCAGTGCCTTTTTTAACGATGACGATATTCGGCGGGTGACAGACGCCATGATTGGCAGCCAACTGCCCGACGGCGCCTCCTGCGCTTTGGCTGAACATTAA
- a CDS encoding class II fructose-bisphosphate aldolase, whose product MFAMMNDLIQAAAQQRYAVLAINCFNLETARAAIQAAEQQRAPLILNVYQGHSAHFPPAVAVPLVRALADAASVPVALALDHGKAFPLIGQAFRAGFTGLMIDASSEPLAENIRQTAAVVKMAHTAGVCVEGELGHIADAPTYELADASVKMTQVADVLPFIEQTNIDLLAISVGTAHGLYPAGVKPKIDFQRLQALHAVSTRPLALHGGSGTPTEDIRRVSEFGVAKINVGAAVFDAGKMAVVQALKQHPHVELADLLRLMESACREVVVEYLSWSGSAGKG is encoded by the coding sequence ATGTTTGCCATGATGAACGACCTGATTCAGGCCGCTGCCCAACAGCGTTATGCGGTGCTGGCGATCAACTGCTTCAACCTGGAAACCGCGCGCGCCGCCATTCAGGCCGCTGAACAGCAGCGCGCCCCGCTAATCCTCAATGTGTATCAGGGACACAGCGCGCACTTTCCCCCTGCTGTCGCGGTGCCGTTAGTGCGAGCGCTGGCCGATGCCGCCAGCGTGCCGGTGGCGCTGGCACTCGATCACGGCAAAGCCTTTCCGCTGATTGGTCAGGCGTTTCGCGCCGGTTTTACCGGCTTGATGATCGATGCCTCGTCTGAGCCGCTCGCCGAGAACATTCGCCAGACCGCTGCCGTAGTGAAGATGGCGCATACCGCTGGTGTATGTGTGGAAGGCGAGCTGGGGCACATCGCCGATGCACCAACCTACGAGCTGGCCGATGCTTCAGTGAAGATGACGCAGGTGGCCGATGTGCTGCCGTTTATCGAACAGACCAACATTGATCTGCTGGCGATCTCGGTCGGTACCGCGCACGGACTTTATCCGGCTGGGGTGAAGCCGAAAATCGATTTTCAGCGCCTGCAGGCGCTGCATGCGGTATCCACGCGACCGTTGGCGCTACATGGTGGATCGGGCACGCCGACCGAGGATATCCGCCGCGTCAGTGAGTTTGGCGTCGCCAAGATCAATGTCGGTGCGGCGGTGTTTGATGCCGGGAAAATGGCGGTGGTGCAGGCCTTGAAGCAGCATCCGCATGTTGAACTGGCCGACTTGCTTAGGCTGATGGAATCAGCCTGCCGTGAAGTGGTCGTCGAGTATCTGAGCTGGTCGGGATCGGCGGGCAAGGGTTAG
- the ftsP gene encoding cell division protein FtsP, translated as MSCSRRQFIQLSAGVALASGAMPFAARAAAPLGDTPLPIPPLIESRRGQPLFLTLQRSHWSFSGNSNKVPVWGFNGMYLGPTVRVYSGDDVKLIYSNRLNEPVSMTVSGLQVPGALMGGAPRMMSAGADWAPVLPIRQGAGTLWYHANTPNRMAPHVYNGLAGMWLVEDDVSKSLPLPKHYGVDDFPLIIQDKRLDNFATPVYNPPSSGGFIGDVLLVNGVQNPYVEVSRGWVRLRLLNGSNARRFDLSFSDNRPFTVIASDQGFLPAPVAVQLLTLAPGERREVLVDMSQGDEVSITAGTAAGLMDRLRGLFEPSSILTNTLVLSLRPTGLLPLVTDNLPMRLLADQILDGVATRTREFRIGDSEPGINGVLWDMNRIDTTVQQGTFERWIIHADRPQSLHIQGVMFLIKNVNGAQPMGEDRGWKDTVWVDGSVELLVSFPQSSSDHFPFVYYSQTLEMADRGTAGQLLVNSVS; from the coding sequence ATGTCTTGCAGCAGACGTCAGTTTATTCAGCTTTCTGCCGGTGTCGCACTGGCTTCCGGCGCTATGCCTTTCGCCGCCCGCGCCGCCGCGCCATTGGGCGATACGCCACTTCCTATTCCACCGCTGATTGAATCCCGTCGCGGTCAGCCGCTGTTTCTCACCTTGCAGCGCAGCCATTGGTCGTTCAGCGGCAACAGCAATAAAGTGCCGGTGTGGGGCTTTAACGGCATGTATCTCGGCCCAACGGTGCGCGTTTACAGCGGCGACGATGTGAAGCTGATCTACAGCAATCGCCTCAACGAACCGGTCTCAATGACCGTCAGCGGTTTGCAGGTGCCGGGCGCATTAATGGGCGGTGCGCCGCGCATGATGTCGGCGGGGGCCGACTGGGCACCGGTGCTGCCGATTCGTCAGGGCGCGGGCACATTGTGGTATCACGCCAACACGCCAAACCGCATGGCGCCGCACGTTTACAACGGACTCGCCGGTATGTGGCTGGTGGAAGATGACGTCAGTAAATCGCTGCCGCTGCCGAAGCATTATGGCGTCGATGATTTCCCGCTGATCATTCAAGACAAGCGCCTCGATAACTTCGCCACGCCGGTTTATAACCCGCCCTCCAGCGGCGGTTTTATCGGCGATGTGCTGCTGGTGAACGGCGTGCAAAATCCGTATGTCGAAGTGTCACGCGGCTGGGTGCGCCTGCGTTTGCTGAACGGATCGAACGCGCGGCGCTTCGATCTCAGCTTCTCCGATAATCGTCCCTTTACGGTGATCGCCAGCGATCAGGGCTTCCTGCCTGCGCCGGTGGCGGTGCAGCTGCTGACGCTGGCACCCGGCGAGCGTCGCGAAGTGCTGGTGGATATGTCGCAGGGCGATGAAGTGTCGATTACGGCCGGTACGGCGGCGGGTTTGATGGATCGCCTGCGCGGGCTGTTTGAGCCGTCATCAATTCTGACCAACACGCTGGTGCTGAGCTTGCGCCCAACCGGTTTGTTGCCGCTGGTCACCGACAATCTGCCGATGCGTTTGCTGGCGGATCAGATTCTTGATGGCGTAGCGACTCGCACGCGTGAATTCCGCATTGGCGACAGCGAGCCGGGCATTAACGGCGTGCTGTGGGACATGAACCGCATCGATACCACTGTGCAGCAGGGGACCTTTGAGCGCTGGATTATCCACGCCGATCGCCCGCAATCGCTGCATATTCAGGGCGTGATGTTCCTGATTAAGAACGTCAATGGCGCGCAGCCGATGGGTGAAGATCGCGGCTGGAAAGATACCGTGTGGGTGGATGGCAGCGTGGAGTTACTGGTGAGCTTCCCGCAGAGTTCATCGGATCACTTCCCGTTTGTTTATTACAGCCAGACGCTAGAGATGGCGGATCGCGGTACGGCGGGGCAGTTGTTGGTTAACTCGGTGTCCTGA
- a CDS encoding 1-acylglycerol-3-phosphate O-acyltransferase gives MLLILRAIIVIVYSILVCIFGSIWCLFSPRNPRHVATFGHMLGRLSTVFGLKVELRKPAEAAHYGNAIYIANHQNNYDMITAAKIVQPTTVTVGKKSLLWIPFFGQLYWLTGNLLIDRDNRSKAHGTIGELVDQFNKKRISFWMFPEGTRSRGRGLLPFKTGAFHAAVAAGVPIIPIVVSNTHDKIKLNRWNNGLVIVEMLPPVDTSQFATTSVRKLATHCRELMSTKLEELNAEVAEREKSGKL, from the coding sequence ATGTTACTAATTTTACGAGCAATTATTGTTATTGTTTATTCGATTCTGGTTTGTATCTTCGGCAGTATTTGGTGTCTGTTTTCACCGCGCAACCCGCGTCATGTTGCGACGTTCGGCCATATGCTTGGTCGCCTGTCGACGGTATTTGGTCTCAAGGTGGAACTGCGTAAACCGGCGGAAGCCGCGCATTACGGTAACGCGATCTATATCGCGAACCACCAGAACAACTACGACATGATCACGGCAGCCAAAATCGTGCAGCCGACCACCGTGACCGTGGGCAAGAAAAGCCTGCTGTGGATTCCGTTCTTTGGCCAGCTCTACTGGCTGACCGGTAACCTGCTGATTGACCGTGATAACCGCTCCAAAGCGCACGGCACCATCGGTGAGCTGGTGGATCAGTTCAACAAAAAGCGCATCTCGTTCTGGATGTTCCCTGAAGGGACGCGCAGCCGCGGACGTGGTCTGCTGCCGTTCAAAACCGGTGCGTTTCATGCGGCGGTCGCGGCTGGTGTGCCGATCATCCCGATCGTGGTGTCTAACACCCACGACAAGATCAAGCTGAACCGCTGGAACAACGGCTTGGTGATTGTTGAGATGTTGCCGCCGGTTGATACCTCGCAGTTTGCTACCACCTCGGTGCGCAAGCTCGCCACGCACTGCCGTGAATTAATGTCGACTAAACTGGAAGAATTGAACGCCGAAGTCGCCGAGCGCGAAAAAAGCGGTAAACTCTGA
- a CDS encoding PTS fructose transporter subunit IIB, translating into MNIVCVAACTAGIAHTYIAREKLIKGAHALGHTIHVETQGTIGTETALTQEEIAAADVVILAVDVKIKGEERFQGKPIVRVKTEVVIKSPVKFLEKVADSLARA; encoded by the coding sequence ATGAATATCGTCTGTGTAGCGGCCTGCACGGCAGGCATCGCGCATACCTATATTGCGCGCGAAAAACTGATTAAAGGGGCCCACGCGCTGGGCCACACCATCCACGTTGAAACCCAGGGCACCATTGGCACCGAAACGGCGCTGACGCAGGAAGAGATCGCCGCCGCTGACGTGGTGATCCTCGCCGTTGACGTGAAGATCAAAGGCGAGGAGCGCTTTCAGGGCAAACCCATAGTGCGAGTGAAAACCGAAGTGGTGATCAAATCACCGGTGAAATTCCTCGAAAAAGTGGCGGATTCACTGGCGCGCGCCTGA
- a CDS encoding PTS sugar transporter subunit IIA — protein MDISRILTPRRVNLALTATTKEQAIHELTDLLYQDGAISDRAAFIEDVWLREAEGSTGFENHIAIPHGKSAAVKQTTLAIGRTQHDIPWETLDGSQVRCIILFAVRLEDQNTTHIRLLSQVASALADDEVIAQLLVENDASNIIRLFSQYAETDLC, from the coding sequence ATGGATATTTCGCGCATTCTGACGCCACGCCGCGTTAACCTGGCGCTGACCGCCACCACCAAAGAGCAAGCGATTCATGAGCTGACCGATTTGCTCTACCAAGACGGCGCCATCAGCGACCGCGCCGCCTTTATCGAAGACGTCTGGCTGCGGGAAGCCGAGGGTTCCACCGGCTTCGAAAATCACATCGCCATTCCGCACGGTAAATCTGCGGCGGTGAAACAAACCACGCTCGCCATCGGCCGCACCCAACACGACATTCCGTGGGAAACACTCGATGGCAGCCAGGTGCGCTGCATCATTCTGTTCGCGGTGCGACTGGAAGATCAGAACACCACCCATATTCGCCTGTTGTCGCAGGTGGCCAGTGCGCTGGCCGATGATGAGGTGATAGCCCAACTGCTGGTCGAAAATGATGCCAGCAATATCATCCGGCTGTTTAGTCAGTACGCCGAAACCGACCTCTGTTAA
- a CDS encoding AraC family transcriptional regulator, with amino-acid sequence MPNDALCRQLAQRVVALMSDLHKPLCAVENVKLIYACETLPRTPMMYQPGIVILFQGRKTGYLGSTVFHYDATKYLMLTVPLPVECETEATLAEPLAGMCLSVDVASLQDLLMDIGDDEQFQPPAQTSGIHSAFMSEEMLCAAERLLDVMNNPRDARVLGPQLVREMIYYVLTGPIGGALLSLVNRQTQFSQIARALRRIESHFAESLSVDMLAAEVNMSVSAFHHNFKAVTQTSPLQYLKRYRLHQARLMMLQDGMKASAAAVRVGYESPSQFSREFKRYFGVTPGEEASRVRQTLPFDAAS; translated from the coding sequence ATGCCAAACGACGCCCTTTGCCGCCAGCTGGCGCAGCGTGTAGTCGCGCTGATGAGTGACCTGCATAAGCCGCTGTGCGCGGTAGAAAACGTCAAGCTGATTTACGCCTGCGAAACCTTGCCGCGTACGCCGATGATGTATCAACCCGGCATTGTGATTCTGTTTCAGGGGCGTAAAACCGGTTATCTCGGCAGCACGGTTTTCCACTACGACGCTACCAAATATCTGATGCTCACCGTGCCGCTGCCGGTGGAGTGCGAAACCGAAGCCACGCTGGCGGAGCCGCTGGCCGGCATGTGTTTGAGCGTGGATGTCGCCAGCCTGCAGGATCTGCTGATGGATATCGGCGATGACGAGCAGTTCCAGCCGCCAGCGCAAACCTCCGGCATCCATTCGGCGTTTATGAGCGAAGAGATGCTGTGTGCGGCCGAACGCTTGCTGGATGTGATGAACAATCCGCGTGACGCCCGCGTGCTCGGTCCGCAGCTGGTGCGCGAGATGATCTATTACGTGTTAACCGGACCGATTGGCGGCGCGCTGCTGTCGCTGGTCAATCGCCAGACGCAGTTCAGCCAGATTGCGCGCGCGCTGCGTCGCATCGAAAGTCACTTTGCGGAAAGTCTGAGCGTCGACATGCTGGCTGCTGAAGTGAACATGAGCGTTTCGGCGTTTCATCACAACTTCAAAGCGGTGACGCAAACCTCGCCGCTGCAATACCTCAAGCGCTATCGCCTGCATCAGGCGCGCCTGATGATGCTGCAGGATGGCATGAAAGCCAGCGCGGCGGCGGTGCGCGTCGGCTATGAAAGTCCGTCGCAGTTTTCGCGTGAGTTTAAGCGCTATTTCGGCGTGACGCCGGGAGAGGAGGCGAGCCGCGTGCGTCAAACCTTACCGTTTGACGCCGCGTCGTAA
- the dkgA gene encoding 2,5-didehydrogluconate reductase DkgA has translation MAEQPIIKLRDGNMMPQLGLGVWQASIEDARNAILEALKVGYRSIDTAAIYKNEEAVGQALQETDVAREDIFITTKLWNDDQTNWQQAMETSLKKLQLEQVDLYLMHWPCPEKDNYVEAWKGLIELQQQGLTKSIGVCNFHEAHLKRLIDETGVSPVVNQIELHPMLQQRTLHAWNALHQIQTESWSPLAQGGKGVFDQEIIRELAKKYGKTPAQIVIRWHLDSGLVVIPKSITPERIRENFQVFDFRLDKTEVSEISKLDSGNRLGPDPEAFNG, from the coding sequence ATGGCAGAGCAACCCATTATTAAATTGCGCGACGGCAACATGATGCCGCAGCTTGGCCTCGGCGTGTGGCAAGCGAGCATTGAGGATGCACGTAACGCCATCCTGGAAGCGTTGAAAGTCGGCTATCGCTCCATCGATACCGCCGCTATCTACAAAAATGAGGAAGCGGTTGGGCAAGCGCTGCAAGAGACCGACGTGGCGCGTGAAGACATTTTTATCACCACCAAGCTGTGGAACGACGATCAAACCAACTGGCAGCAGGCGATGGAAACCAGCCTGAAGAAGTTGCAGCTGGAGCAGGTGGATTTGTATCTGATGCACTGGCCGTGCCCGGAAAAAGACAACTACGTCGAAGCCTGGAAAGGGTTGATTGAGCTGCAGCAACAGGGCTTAACCAAGAGCATCGGCGTATGTAACTTCCACGAGGCGCACCTGAAGCGTTTGATCGATGAAACCGGTGTGTCGCCGGTAGTGAACCAGATTGAGCTGCATCCGATGCTGCAACAGCGCACGCTGCATGCGTGGAATGCGCTGCACCAGATTCAAACTGAATCCTGGAGCCCGCTGGCGCAAGGCGGGAAAGGCGTGTTCGATCAGGAGATTATCCGCGAGCTGGCGAAAAAGTATGGCAAGACGCCGGCACAAATCGTGATCCGCTGGCATCTGGATAGCGGTTTGGTGGTGATTCCGAAGTCGATTACCCCGGAACGTATTCGTGAGAATTTCCAGGTGTTTGATTTTAGATTGGATAAAACTGAAGTGAGTGAGATCAGTAAGCTGGATAGCGGTAACCGTTTGGGGCCGGATCCGGAAGCGTTTAACGGGTAG
- the parC gene encoding DNA topoisomerase IV subunit A, translating into MSELTQDGAERLALHTFTENAYLNYSMYVIMDRALPYIGDGLKPVQRRIVYAMSELGLNSNAKFKKSARTVGDVLGKYHPHGDSACYEAMVLMAQPFSYRYPLVDGQGNWGAPDDPKSFAAMRYTESRLSKYAEILLGELGQGTSDYIPNFDGTMQEPKMLPARLPNILLNGTTGIAVGMATDIPPHNLREVAEAAVKLIDNPNTTLHELLDIVQGPDYPTEAEIITPRNEIRKLYESGRGSIRQRAVWKKEDGDVVITALPHQVSGARVLEQIANQMRNKKLPMVEDLRDESNHENPTRLVIVPRSNRVDLEQVMNHLFATTDLEKSYRVNLNMIGLDNRPAVKNLLEILSEWLVYRRDTVTRRLNYRLDRVLRRLHILEGMLVAFLNIDEVIHIIRTEDEPKPVLMSRFDISETQAEAILELKLRHLAKLEEMKIRGEQADLEKERDQLQAILASERKMSNLLKKELLADSQTYGDDRRSPLREREEAKALSETELVSAEPVTIVLSQMGWVRSAKGHDIDPAGLSYKAGDSYLAAARGKSNQPVAFIDSTGRSYTLDPTSLPSARGQGEPLTGKLTPPPGAVIEQVLMEPDDQKLLMASDAGYGFICTFADLVSRNRAGKALLTLPENAKVMTPMAVHSGDDMLLAITQAGRMLMFPVGDLPQMSKGKGNKIISIPSAEAAAGTDKLQWLLILPPGASITVYVGKRKLIMRDEDLQKVRAERGRRGSVARGLQRIDSVEVNAPARPKADASEE; encoded by the coding sequence ATGAGCGAATTGACGCAGGATGGTGCAGAGCGTCTTGCCCTGCACACGTTTACGGAAAACGCGTACCTGAACTACTCCATGTACGTGATCATGGACCGCGCGCTGCCGTACATCGGCGATGGCCTCAAGCCAGTGCAGCGCCGTATTGTGTATGCCATGTCGGAATTGGGCCTCAATTCCAATGCCAAATTCAAAAAATCGGCGCGTACCGTCGGTGACGTGTTGGGTAAATACCACCCGCACGGCGACAGCGCCTGTTATGAAGCAATGGTATTGATGGCGCAGCCGTTCTCTTACCGCTATCCGCTGGTGGATGGTCAGGGAAACTGGGGTGCGCCGGACGATCCGAAATCCTTCGCCGCGATGCGTTACACCGAATCGCGCCTGTCGAAATACGCTGAAATCCTGCTGGGTGAACTCGGCCAGGGCACGTCCGATTACATTCCGAACTTCGACGGCACCATGCAGGAGCCGAAGATGTTGCCGGCGCGTCTGCCCAACATTCTGCTGAACGGCACCACCGGCATTGCCGTGGGTATGGCGACGGACATTCCGCCGCATAACCTGCGCGAAGTAGCGGAAGCGGCGGTCAAGCTGATCGACAACCCGAACACCACGCTGCATGAGCTGCTGGATATTGTGCAAGGTCCGGATTACCCGACCGAAGCGGAAATCATCACGCCACGCAACGAAATCCGTAAGCTTTATGAAAGCGGACGGGGTTCGATTCGCCAGCGCGCGGTGTGGAAGAAAGAAGATGGCGATGTGGTCATCACCGCGCTGCCACATCAGGTGTCGGGCGCCCGCGTGCTGGAGCAGATCGCTAACCAGATGCGCAATAAAAAGCTGCCGATGGTGGAAGATCTGCGTGATGAGTCCAATCACGAAAACCCAACGCGTTTAGTGATTGTGCCGCGCTCCAATCGTGTGGATCTCGAGCAGGTGATGAATCACCTGTTTGCCACTACCGATCTGGAAAAAAGCTACCGCGTTAACCTGAACATGATCGGACTGGATAACCGTCCGGCGGTGAAGAACCTGCTGGAAATCTTGTCTGAATGGCTGGTGTATCGTCGCGATACCGTGACGCGCCGCCTCAACTATCGTTTAGATCGCGTGCTACGCCGCCTGCATATCCTTGAAGGTATGCTGGTGGCGTTCCTCAATATTGATGAAGTGATCCACATCATCCGTACCGAGGATGAGCCGAAGCCGGTGCTGATGTCGCGCTTTGATATCAGCGAAACCCAGGCCGAAGCGATTCTCGAACTCAAATTGCGTCATCTCGCCAAACTGGAAGAGATGAAGATTCGCGGTGAGCAAGCGGATCTGGAAAAAGAGCGCGATCAGCTGCAGGCGATTCTGGCGTCCGAACGCAAGATGAGCAATCTGCTGAAGAAAGAGCTACTGGCCGACAGCCAAACCTACGGCGACGATCGTCGTTCGCCGCTGCGCGAGCGTGAAGAAGCCAAAGCGCTGAGCGAAACCGAGCTGGTGAGCGCCGAGCCGGTGACCATCGTGCTGTCGCAAATGGGTTGGGTACGCAGCGCCAAAGGTCACGATATCGATCCAGCGGGCCTGAGTTACAAAGCGGGCGACAGCTATCTGGCCGCCGCACGCGGTAAGAGCAATCAGCCAGTCGCCTTTATCGACTCCACCGGACGCAGCTACACGCTGGATCCAACCTCATTGCCGTCCGCGCGCGGGCAGGGCGAACCGCTCACCGGCAAACTGACGCCACCACCGGGCGCGGTGATTGAGCAGGTGCTGATGGAACCCGATGATCAGAAGCTGTTGATGGCCTCTGATGCCGGTTATGGCTTTATCTGTACCTTTGCCGATCTGGTATCGCGCAACCGTGCCGGTAAAGCGCTGCTGACGCTGCCGGAAAACGCCAAAGTGATGACGCCAATGGCGGTGCATTCGGGCGATGATATGCTGCTGGCGATTACCCAGGCCGGACGCATGTTGATGTTCCCGGTTGGCGATCTGCCGCAGATGTCGAAAGGCAAAGGCAACAAGATCATCTCGATCCCTTCAGCGGAAGCCGCTGCGGGCACCGACAAACTACAATGGTTGCTGATTCTGCCGCCAGGCGCCTCGATCACCGTGTATGTCGGTAAACGTAAGCTGATCATGCGTGATGAAGATCTGCAGAAAGTGCGTGCCGAGCGCGGTCGTCGCGGCAGCGTGGCGCGTGGTCTGCAACGTATCGATAGCGTAGAAGTGAATGCACCAGCGCGTCCGAAAGCCGACGCGAGTGAAGAGTAA
- a CDS encoding PTS fructose transporter subunit IIC encodes MSDNKRQYGQEIKGHLLTGISWMIPLIVAAGICIALGQVIGGPDVGKQTGTVAWMLNQIGGWGMGLIVPLISAAIAYSIADRPGFAPGLIVGFICGQIGTGFIGGIFGGFLVGYTVLLLRRTIKLPKSMQGLMPIMVLPVLSTIIAGLLMMTFIGQPIVWLQKALIALLESMQGGSKFVMGAILGAMATFDFGGPVNKTMSLFADGMLVDGIYGPEAVKFVGSMIPPFGITLSYLLSRNKYTKAEKEALKAAFPMGICMITEGVIPIAARDLFRVVGSCVVASAIAGGLIMVWGVGAPVPHGGMFVVPLFTKPWLFCLALGIGTTVCGVMLSVLKKPVTQADEEFDDVEAPGVRDEEIKFTLE; translated from the coding sequence ATGAGTGACAATAAACGTCAGTACGGCCAGGAGATCAAAGGGCACTTGCTCACCGGGATCTCGTGGATGATCCCGCTGATCGTCGCCGCCGGGATCTGCATCGCGCTCGGCCAGGTGATTGGCGGCCCGGATGTCGGCAAACAGACCGGCACTGTCGCCTGGATGCTCAACCAGATCGGCGGCTGGGGCATGGGCTTAATTGTGCCGCTGATCAGCGCGGCGATCGCCTACTCCATTGCCGATCGTCCCGGCTTCGCGCCCGGCCTGATCGTCGGGTTTATCTGCGGGCAGATCGGTACCGGCTTTATCGGCGGCATCTTCGGTGGCTTCCTGGTCGGTTATACGGTGCTGCTGCTGCGCCGCACCATTAAGTTACCGAAATCGATGCAGGGTTTAATGCCGATTATGGTGCTGCCGGTGCTGAGCACCATCATCGCCGGGCTGCTAATGATGACCTTTATCGGCCAGCCGATTGTCTGGCTGCAGAAGGCGCTGATTGCCCTGCTGGAGTCGATGCAGGGCGGCTCGAAGTTTGTGATGGGCGCGATTCTCGGCGCGATGGCCACCTTCGATTTCGGCGGTCCGGTGAATAAAACCATGTCGCTGTTCGCCGACGGCATGCTGGTTGACGGCATTTACGGGCCGGAAGCGGTGAAATTTGTCGGCTCGATGATTCCGCCGTTCGGCATCACGCTCTCTTATCTGCTGAGCCGCAACAAATACACCAAAGCGGAAAAAGAGGCGCTGAAAGCCGCCTTCCCGATGGGCATCTGCATGATTACCGAAGGGGTGATTCCGATTGCGGCGCGCGACCTGTTCCGCGTGGTCGGCAGCTGCGTGGTGGCCTCCGCTATCGCCGGTGGACTGATTATGGTGTGGGGCGTTGGCGCACCGGTGCCGCACGGCGGCATGTTTGTGGTGCCGCTGTTCACCAAACCCTGGCTGTTCTGTTTAGCGCTCGGCATTGGCACCACGGTGTGCGGCGTGATGCTGTCGGTACTGAAAAAGCCGGTTACGCAGGCGGATGAAGAGTTCGATGACGTGGAAGCCCCCGGCGTTCGCGATGAAGAGATCAAATTCACTCTGGAATAA